A window of Streptomyces sp. NBC_01224 genomic DNA:
CAGTCCGGGTCGTTCGCGGTGAGCTGCGCCGCGCGCTGCGCCGCCCGCTCCGGGTCCTGTGCTGCCCACTTCAATCCGAGGTCGACGAGGGGCCTTGACCCTGGAATCCTGCTGATGCCGCTACGCCGCTGCGCCTCCGAGGATCCTCAGTGAGTACCTCTCGTATGCGCGGTGCAGAACCATCCTCACCGGGCCCGAGACCAACACTCCGCTGACAACGTACTCCTTTTCGATTCCCGTCTTGGTCACCTGCTTCTCGTACAGGGAGTCGGTCTCCTTCTTCGCCCGGTCGAGCCACGAGGACGCCTTGTCATGGTCGATTCCGGCGACGTCGAGACCTGTGCAGGAAGCCAGGAACTCGAAATCGCCTGGTTCCTTCGTACCCGCGCGGCACAGCAGGGAGGACATGTTCTTGTGATCGGCGTAGCCGGCCGACACGGTCATCCCGTTCTTGCCGCGCCCGTGAACGTACGTCCTCATTTTCCCGTTGGGCATCTCCTGCTCGATGGGCTTTTCGAGTCGGATCTTCCAGTCCTTCGCCAGTCCGGTGAGGAAATCGTTCCCGGTGTATCCCGTGGCCATCGTCCTGCCCGGGCTAAGCGTGGCCTGTTTGTCGCTGGTCACCGCATGCTTGGGCAGATCGGAGGCCTGCGGCAGGGTCTGTGTTGCGGACGGCTCGGGACGAGGTGCCACTGTCCTCGGCGCTTGTGGCGATGCCACGCCGGGGCTGTCCTGGCCACAGGAGGCGGTTCCCACCGCGCCGGCGACGAGAGTTATCAGTACGACGGGAACGCGGAGGGCGGCCCGTGTCCCGAGCCACTGTCCACCCGAACGCGCCCTCTGGATCTGGGGTATCACCGAGAGCCCACTCCTGCCGGGAACTTGAAGCCGTCCTGGACGACAGCCGCCAGCATTCCGGATACGGCCATGATTCTCTTGCGTACTTCTCTCATGTGCACATGCTCTCCGAGGGTGATGTCTGCCGATGCGGAAGCGACTTGCTATTGAAACCAGCACCGGACGCTACACGGCCCACTCCACCCCGAGCTTGCGTAGTGCGTCGAGTTGTTCGGCGGTGAGCTTGTCCCGCCTGGACTTGGTGTTGCTGTACCAGATGCCGAGCTTGGTCTCGGTTCCGTCGGGCAAGGTCTCCACCGCCTTCCGGGGTACCGGTCGGCCCACGCCTTCCCGTTCGACCCATTGCGCGAGTGCCGTCAGGCCTCGCTGGAACGCCTGCTGTGCCTTGCTCGGGCCCTTCGCCGTACGCGGGGCAGCCTGGGCGGCAGGCGCCGCCTCAGCGGGCTGGACGCCCAGCGCGGTCAGCCGCTCCTGCTGCTCGGGGAGGAGCTTCGCCCAGGTGACCGGCTGCTTCTGCTGCTCCAGCCACTTGCCGATGTCATCGCCGTCCATCAGCACGCCAGGCTGGATCTCGGGCAGCACGCCATCGGCGTCGACCAGGTCCGCGAGCACCCGGTAGTGCCGCTGCCAGTCCAGTGGCCAGGGGCAGTCCCAGTCCGGGTCGATCGCGGTGAGCTGCGCCGCGCGTTCCGCCGCCCGCTCCGGGTCCTTGCCCAGGCCGTTCTTCTGGCCCTTCCGGCGGAGGTTGGCCATGTGCTGGCCGACGGGCGTCATCGCCTCGCCCTCGCCCCATACCGCGTCTTGCCGGGGTGCGAGGTGTCCGGTGGCCCGCTGGTAGGAGCGGAGCGCGGCGAGTTTGTTCTCCCAGGCTTCTTCGCCGGGCTCCCAGACCATCCCGGCTTCGGGTGCGTCCAGCAGGGTCTTGCGCCGCGCTTCCAGCTCCCCGGCCCGCAGTGCTTTCCGCTGCTGGTGCACCCACCTCCCAAGGGGGAAGTCCTTCGTGACGCCCACCTCGACCTCAACGTCGTAGGGCACGGCATAGAGGCCGGTGATCTCGTTCTCGGCTCGCCAGCGGAGGAGGGCCTGGTAGCCCTCGAGCCAGACCAGGCTCTCGGGCCGGTAGACCCGGGTGCGCAGGAATGCGGCGATGGTCGCGGCGTCACGAGGGGTGGAGAAGTGGAGTAGGGCGGACTCGGCGGCGGCGTGGGTGTCGTCCTGCTCCTGGTCCTCGCTGTGGTCCTGGCCGCTGGCTCCGACGATCCGTCCGTCCTCGTCGCGCTGGACGTGGACCTTGCGCTTGCCGCTGGTGAGGGCGCGGGAGGCGAGCTGTTCGACCAGGCGCTCATCGTGACTGCGCAGGCCCTGGAGAACCGCCACAAGGGGCCGGAACGAGGCGCTGGCGACCATGTCGGTCGGGTCTTCGCCGGGCTCCAGGAACACCGGCACGATGATCCGGGCCACCTTCGTGCTGCCATCCTTGTTGAGCCGCAGCGCCCGGCCGATGTTCTGCACGATCTCGACCTGGGAACCGCGGGTGTCCGCGAAGCAGACAGCCTCCACACCTCGCTCACCGGTGATGTCGACGCCTTCCCCGAGCACGCGAACGCTCGCGAGGAACGCGCGGTGGACCCGGCGGCTGGCGGCGTCGATGCCGCCTGCGAACTGGCGCAGCACCTCGCGCCGCTCGCTGACGAGGTGGTCGCCGCACAGCCACGCCGACCAGACGCGGTCCGGGGGTACGTGGCGGCCGGCCTCGAGTTCGTAGAACTCCGCGTCGATGGAGGACTTCGGCAGCTTGTCCGCGGCGGCCAGGTCCTCGTCGGATGCGTCGTTGACGTACAGCTCGGCAGCGGTCCGAGGCAGCTTCTCCGCGAACGCGGCGGCTTCCTCCACCTTCTGGTGAAACGTCATGACCGTGCGGAGGTTGTACGCGGCGGCGTGCTCCAGGAGCGCGGTCTGCAGGAGGGCCAGGCGCCGGCCGCGCCGCGCCTCTTCGGACTCCCCGATCACGGGGGAGGGGTCGCGGATCTCCAGCACGTCGATCTCGAACCCGGCGAGGATCTCGCGCTCGATCGCCTCG
This region includes:
- a CDS encoding DEAD/DEAH box helicase, with amino-acid sequence MKGYFQLREHQVDQKEKFRRWVGFPARSSVPPQGGRGTIVSATGSGKTITAAACALDCFPGGRILVTVPTLDLLVQTAQAWRLVGHRAPMVAVCSLENDAVLNSLGVRTTTNPIQLALWAGSGPVVVFATYASLVDREDIDAPMGQGKVRGPLEAALAGGERLYGQQMAGFDLAIVDEAHGTAGDLGRPWAAIHDNARIPAAFRLYLTATPRILAAARPQKGADGQEVEIATMADDPDGTYGAWLAELGLSEAIEREILAGFEIDVLEIRDPSPVIGESEEARRGRRLALLQTALLEHAAAYNLRTVMTFHQKVEEAAAFAEKLPRTAAELYVNDASDEDLAAADKLPKSSIDAEFYELEAGRHVPPDRVWSAWLCGDHLVSERREVLRQFAGGIDAASRRVHRAFLASVRVLGEGVDITGERGVEAVCFADTRGSQVEIVQNIGRALRLNKDGSTKVARIIVPVFLEPGEDPTDMVASASFRPLVAVLQGLRSHDERLVEQLASRALTSGKRKVHVQRDEDGRIVGASGQDHSEDQEQDDTHAAAESALLHFSTPRDAATIAAFLRTRVYRPESLVWLEGYQALLRWRAENEITGLYAVPYDVEVEVGVTKDFPLGRWVHQQRKALRAGELEARRKTLLDAPEAGMVWEPGEEAWENKLAALRSYQRATGHLAPRQDAVWGEGEAMTPVGQHMANLRRKGQKNGLGKDPERAAERAAQLTAIDPDWDCPWPLDWQRHYRVLADLVDADGVLPEIQPGVLMDGDDIGKWLEQQKQPVTWAKLLPEQQERLTALGVQPAEAAPAAQAAPRTAKGPSKAQQAFQRGLTALAQWVEREGVGRPVPRKAVETLPDGTETKLGIWYSNTKSRRDKLTAEQLDALRKLGVEWAV